The Argopecten irradians isolate NY unplaced genomic scaffold, Ai_NY scaffold_0537, whole genome shotgun sequence region AGCAAGAGCTAGCCGATACGCACTTACACTCAACTTTTAAATTGACAGGTAACGCTAGACCTACACTGTACAGAATATCTATCTTAACCGAAAGCATAATAATTATGTGTCGCCATATGGGCTCATTGACACCATTTACAATTAAAGATAACTAATTAAGCAAAAACTTACAGAGTGTGACATCTCCTAATTCCTTAAATGTTACAGATATGAGGAGCCAAACAAGCGTGTTCCTCCATTTTCTTCAATGGAATTTTCCTATTTGACAAAACCACGAGGAGCCCAAAGTTGTCGATAAATTCAACCCAGGCCAAACTATCGATAACTAGATATGGCCAGAACACTCCCCGTCTGATGTCACATGTGACATCACTCTTACTAACAAAAATACATCACAACATACCTACTGCAATAACAAGCATATAGAAAAATAACTAGACTACTTGCCTACATTGGCCCAATGCACCAAAATGAatcagatatataaatatcctGAATCAATTATAAATGTTCAAATTAATGTCATTCAATAAATCATACATTGACAGGACTGCTCAAAAGGCAGTACAAACCAGCAAGTCTGTCACAAATCGAAGAATGTTCAGGCATCATTTTCCGAGAACAACATCACAAAGTCTGCGATCGGTCGCGTATACGAAGAGCTTTCACCCTTTGAATTCACAACGCGAACTTCACATTTCCTAACTTTCTTGTCCTTGCTCGGAAAAAGTTTCGTGATGACACCAACTGGCCAATTGCATCGTGCAACGTTCGCGTCCTTTATCAGAACTAAGTCGTTGATTTGCGGATCAGGTTGTTCAGTTTTCCACTTCCTTCTGGGCTGTAACGTGTCTAGATAACGTGATCTCCACTGCTTCCAAAATATGTCAGAAAGAATTTGTACCTGTTTCCATTGTGAAGTGTACATCTCCTTAAGACTCAGGTTTGATGTGTGTTCAAGAGGTTCACCTTGTTTCTGAGTCAGTAATATACTAGGCGAAAGCACAAGCGGATCTTGCGCATCACTTTCCACTGCAACCAATGGTCTTGAGTTCATCACTGCAGCCACCTCATACATAAACGTGCACAGTACCTCGTGCGTTAGTTGTTTGAATGTTCGATTCGTCAACATGCTCTCCAATATTCTCCTCGCTATCCCAATAGGCCTTTCCCATATCCCACCCATATGGGAGGAATGAGGAGAGTTGAAACGCCATACAATACCCTGGCGTACTAGATGTTCCTTGAATAATGGATCCTCAACATGAATCACGTTCGCTTTCAATAGCGATGCAACACCAATGAAATTGGTCCCTCTGTCCGACCACAATATCTTCACAGGTCCTCGAATAGCGATTAAGCGAGTAAGTGCATTTATGAAACATGATGCACTCATATCCTCAATGACCTCAATGTGCGTTGCGCGTGTTGTCATGCATGTAAACATAACTGCCCATCTCTTGTTGTTGGCTGCCCCACCTCGCGTTTTCCTAGTTACAATTTCCCATGGGCCGAACACATCAACTCCAACGTTAGTGAACGGAGGTCCTGGAGTTAGCCTTTCTTCAGGTAAGTCCGCCATACGCTGGTTCATGAAAGGACCTCTGAGTTTCCTACAAGGTACACATTTGCCTATCACAGATGCAACAAGCCTTTTTGCTCCGACAACCCAAAAACCATTAGAGCGTAATGAGCCTTCCGTGAAGTGTCGTCCTTGATGAAAGGTTTGCTCATGATAGTGTTGAACAAGTAGTTTTGCGACGTGACACTTAGTGGGTATGATGAGTGGATTGACGGACTCTAATCCAACTTTGTCTCTTAAGTGGCGCATACGTCCTCCAAGCCGAAGAAGTCCTTTATCATCCAAATATGGAGAGAGGGTGAGTATGTGACTGTCTCTTGGTATGCGTTTTCCTTCCTTTAGTGCTCTAATTTCCTTTGAATAGACTTTTTCCTGTACTTTTGCGATCAAAAGGTCCTTTGCTGCCTTTAGTGTCTCAGGTGAGGTACTCTCCTTGCAGACATGCCATGTTGTATAACCACATTTGGTTTCTTTCCTAAAGGTTCTGACAATATGAATGAGGATGGCGTATGAGGTTACTAATCTCTTCCAAGACGAGTATGTTTCAAATACCTCAGAATCTGATCTGCCAGGTATGGATGATTCCAAATTCACTGATGTTGATTTCACTACAACTTCAGGTCTCACTTCCTTATCCTTGTCTGGGTCCTGTAAGTCAAAGTCACAATCCTCCTTGTCATTGGTATCATGTAAACTGTAGCTCGGTCCGAGTGAGTGCCATTTTTCTAATGCTGAGCCCACATCCTGTAAGGCCGGTCGAGTGGCCGCGTCAGCAGGGTTCATATCCGTTTGGATGTAGTTCCACTGATCTGGTTCAGAAAAGTCATGAATACGTGCCACTCTGTTGCTAACATAGGTGTAGAATCTCCGTGACCTATTGCATATGTAGCCTAACACTACTTTGCTGTCTGTAAAATATTGTATCATGGATGATGGTATGTCCAAATGTTCCGAAACACATTGACCTAGCTCCACGCCAAGTACTGCTCCACAAAGTTCAAGCCTAGGGATGCTATGTCCACTCTTTGGGGCTACTTTAGCTTTACCCATGATGAATCCCATATCTTTCCTGCTCTCCAAATCAGCTACCAAATAAGCCACAGCGGCTATGCCCTTTTCTGAGGCATCCGTGTAGACGTACACCATAGGGTTTTCCAACTTACTGAATGATGACttaacaaacatccttgggaccCGATATCCGTGCAACTGTCTGAGAGCTTTATTCCATGCATTCCATGGTTCTAAAAAATGTGAAGGCAGTTCATCATCCCAGTTAGCTCCCTTGGCACATACTTCTCTAAGAAGCATCTTTCCACTAACCGAGAAAGGAGCTAAAAAGCCTAATGGATCATATACCGAGTTCATAGCTGAAAGCAATCCACGCCTCGAGAAAGGTTTGTGTGTCTCCGGGGCTGAGAACTGAAAAACATCTGAATGTAGGTCCCATTTCAAACCGAGACTTTGCTGTTGAGGCAAGCTGTCTTCTTCAAGGTTGAGATCCTTAAGATCTTTGTTGAGGTCATCCTTAGGGAATTCATTCATGACCTCAATGTCATTTGAGGCGATCTTGTGCAGGCGTATGTCGCCCTCTTCTCTAAGCGCTTTCTGGGTTCTAGTAAGAAGACTAATGGCCTTCTCGCGTGTAGGAAGTGAGCTAAACGCGTCATCTACATAGAAGTCTCTGTGTACATGTTCTCTGACATCTTTGTCTGCATTCCTTACTGCGTGTCGCAATCCATATGTGGCCACCGCAGGTGAAGGCCGATTACCAAAAACATGGACTCTCATTTGGTACTCTACGAGAGGTAGGTCGGGTTTGTTTTCCTGGTACCAGAAAAAACGTAAGTATCTGCGATGATCTGGTGTGACCAGAAAGCGGTAAAACATTTGTTCGATGTCTGCACTGATGGCAAACTCATCACATCTGAATCGTAATAATACGCCAACTATGCTATTTGTCAAATTAGGTCCAGACAACAATGCTTCATTTAAGGACTTTCCTTCATACACTATGGACGAGTCAAAAACTCCACGAATTTGGTTTGGTTTCCGAGGATGATACACTCCAAACAAAGGCAAATACCACTTTTCCTTGTCTGTCTCCACGGCAACCTCAGCAGCTCCACTCTTGAAGACTTTGTCCATAAATTCCACCATATGTTGTCGTTTCAATACATTCTGTTGTAGACTCTTGTCAAATAATTTTTGCGCGGTGCAAAACTTGGTTCCTGTTGTTTGGAAGGGTACTCTTGGGCTCCCTAAAAGGCAAGGGGGCCATCCACTTTCCTGATGAATCCTTGGTCAAATCTGATTCCATTAATTTGACAAACTGGCGGTCGTCAGCTGAAAGACCAATCTTGTTGTCATCAGGAGTCTTATGGAAAATGTCATTGCACTTCCAACTGTCATTGTGTTCCAAAATGCTTCGCCTATTTTCACAAGCATTCATGAGTGTGCCTCTTCCATCGATGCCGACAGTGGTTTTGTAAACATGTAAGACATCAGGTTGGTGAAACTTCCCAAGGCATACTTTTCCAATAATCACCCAGCCTAATGAAAGTTCTTGCGCAAAAGGTTGACCTTTAGGCCCAATAATTTGATGTTTTACATGATGAGCTTCAGGCACATCACGGCCAATCAACATGTGAATTCCACAACTTGGATTCAGTGGCTGTAGAAAAGGTGCAATTTCCTTGAGGTGAGAATATCCATTCGCGACGTCTGGTGTGGGAATTTCATTCAAATTCTGTGGAATGTAGTTGCATTCTATCAAATCAGGCAAATCAATATGTTCCAATGTACTGACGGACTGAATAGATACCCCACTTACGCGTTGTCCAATCATCGAGGTACGACCTGAGCATGACTGTAAGGTGTACTCGATTGTCTCTCCAGTAATGCC contains the following coding sequences:
- the LOC138312953 gene encoding uncharacterized protein, producing MVEFMDKVFKSGAAEVAVETDKEKWYLPLFGVYHPRKPNQIRGVFDSSIVYEGKSLNEALLSGPNLTNSIVGVLLRFRCDEFAISADIEQMFYRFLVTPDHRRYLRFFWYQENKPDLPLVEYQMRVHVFGNRPSPAVATYGLRHAVRNADKDVREHVHRDFYVDDAFSSLPTREKAISLLTRTQKALREEGDIRLHKIASNDIEVMNEFPKDDLNKDLKDLNLEEDSLPQQQSLGLKWDLHSDVFQFSAPETHKPFSRRGLLSAMNSVYDPLGFLAPFSVSGKMLLREVCAKGANWDDELPSHFLEPWNAWNKALRQLHGYRVPRMFVKSSFSKLENPMVYVYTDASEKGIAAVAYLVADLESRKDMGFIMGKAKVAPKSGHSIPRLELCGAVLGVELGQCVSEHLDIPSSMIQYFTDSKVVLGYICNRSRRFYTYVSNRVARIHDFSEPDQWNYIQTDMNPADAATRPALQDVGSALEKWHSLGPSYSLHDTNDKEDCDFDLQDPDKDKEVRPEVVVKSTSVNLESSIPGRSDSEVFETYSSWKRLVTSYAILIHIVRTFRKETKCGYTTWHVCKESTSPETLKAAKDLLIAKVQEKVYSKEIRALKEGKRIPRDSHILTLSPYLDDKGLLRLGGRMRHLRDKVGLESVNPLIIPTKCHVAKLLVQHYHEQTFHQGRHFTEGSLRSNGFWVVGAKRLVASVIGKCVPCRKLRGPFMNQRMADLPEERLTPGPPFTNVGVDVFGPWEIVTRKTRGGAANNKRWAVMFTCMTTRATHIEVIEDMSASCFINALTRLIAIRGPVKILWSDRGTNFIGVASLLKANVIHVEDPLFKEHLVRQGIVWRFNSPHSSHMGGIWERPIGIARRILESMLTNRTFKQLTHEVLCTFMYEVAAVMNSRPLVAVESDAQDPLVLSPSILLTQKQGEPLEHTSNLSLKEMYTSQWKQVQILSDIFWKQWRSRYLDTLQPRRKWKTEQPDPQINDLVLIKDANVARCNWPVGVITKLFPSKDKKVRKCEVRVVNSKGESSSYTRPIADFVMLFSENDA